From Humisphaera borealis, the proteins below share one genomic window:
- a CDS encoding SGNH/GDSL hydrolase family protein: protein MIGFLETNRVWQSMARHVIGIMLVILCNSMRVMADPPGNAGEGMSLGEPFWRSQAMDNEPVLFIQEEGKQLATGRLLFIPSEKFRITHPDHLIRYEEGKDYTWKPGTNVIELTFTSRIPFKTSAQMVPPKGSPNMFATVLHSEGHFFHDLQVQVSYWHKTDPWTLPDKPQPEQLTRVLGKLRNKQPIKLVALGDSITQGFNASGFKPALAPPYQPSYPQLVANTLQKRFGTKVTLTNLGVAGTEAGWGIEMVPKVTEQKPDLVLLAFGMNDGGRYEEKMLKMRNDVIAANPEADIVLVAPMTMNPRFAGADGFVWKSKTLGKMVTTNVALADVTTPWLEILKKKPYSDLSGNNVNHPNDFGHRIYAHVILDLFPLKPAK, encoded by the coding sequence ATGATTGGATTTCTTGAAACTAATAGAGTCTGGCAATCAATGGCAAGACATGTCATCGGAATAATGCTGGTCATTCTCTGCAACAGCATGAGGGTGATGGCAGACCCTCCGGGGAATGCGGGTGAAGGCATGTCGCTCGGAGAGCCGTTCTGGCGCTCTCAGGCGATGGACAACGAGCCTGTGCTCTTTATCCAGGAGGAGGGCAAGCAATTGGCCACCGGCAGACTACTCTTCATTCCCAGCGAGAAATTCAGAATCACCCATCCGGATCATCTGATTCGATATGAGGAGGGCAAGGACTACACGTGGAAGCCGGGCACAAATGTCATTGAGCTGACGTTTACCTCGCGGATACCATTCAAGACGTCCGCGCAGATGGTTCCGCCGAAGGGCAGCCCGAACATGTTTGCGACTGTATTGCATTCGGAAGGCCACTTTTTCCATGATCTGCAGGTTCAGGTTTCGTACTGGCACAAGACCGACCCATGGACTCTGCCGGACAAGCCCCAGCCCGAACAACTCACGCGCGTGCTTGGCAAACTTAGAAACAAACAGCCAATCAAGCTGGTGGCTCTGGGTGACAGCATCACGCAGGGCTTCAATGCTTCGGGATTCAAGCCGGCGCTCGCGCCGCCGTATCAGCCCAGCTATCCTCAACTGGTTGCCAACACGCTGCAAAAGCGTTTTGGCACGAAGGTGACGCTGACTAATCTCGGCGTTGCCGGCACGGAAGCTGGCTGGGGGATCGAAATGGTTCCCAAGGTGACGGAGCAGAAGCCGGATCTGGTTCTGCTCGCCTTTGGAATGAACGACGGCGGGCGCTACGAGGAAAAGATGCTGAAGATGCGCAATGACGTCATCGCCGCCAACCCTGAAGCTGATATTGTGCTCGTGGCTCCCATGACCATGAACCCTCGTTTCGCCGGAGCAGATGGTTTCGTTTGGAAATCGAAAACGCTAGGCAAGATGGTAACGACCAATGTGGCACTGGCGGATGTCACGACCCCCTGGCTGGAAATCCTCAAGAAGAAACCGTATTCCGATCTGAGCGGCAACAATGTCAACCATCCCAACGACTTTGGCCATCGGATCTATGCCCATGTAATCCTGGATTTGTTTCCGTTAAAACCGGCTAAATAG
- a CDS encoding D-sedoheptulose-7-phosphate isomerase, with protein MPKVTDWIETYRTAQKAAMDAIPADAVARLIEKLRAIYKEDRQLFTFGNGGSASNSSHFITDLGKGSSDKIAASHGGRRFRCLSLNDNVSWMTALGNDYAYEDIYLRQLQNYARPGDMVLAISVSGSSPNVVKACKWAKENGVYVAALVGAKRGSVEPYADEFVVINDTHYGRVEDAQMAILHMLCYAFMEMPELVVSSQ; from the coding sequence ATGCCAAAAGTCACTGACTGGATCGAAACCTACCGCACCGCCCAGAAGGCCGCGATGGACGCCATCCCGGCAGACGCCGTCGCCCGGCTGATCGAAAAGCTCCGCGCAATCTACAAGGAAGATCGCCAGCTCTTCACGTTCGGCAACGGCGGATCGGCTTCGAACTCGTCGCACTTCATCACCGACCTGGGCAAAGGCTCGAGCGACAAGATCGCCGCCAGCCACGGCGGCCGACGCTTCCGGTGCCTCTCGCTCAACGACAACGTCAGCTGGATGACCGCCCTCGGCAACGACTACGCCTACGAAGACATCTACCTCCGCCAGTTGCAGAACTACGCCCGTCCCGGCGACATGGTGCTGGCGATCAGCGTCAGCGGCTCCTCTCCCAACGTCGTCAAGGCCTGCAAATGGGCGAAGGAAAACGGCGTGTACGTCGCCGCCCTCGTCGGTGCTAAGCGCGGCAGCGTCGAACCCTACGCCGATGAATTTGTAGTCATCAACGACACCCACTACGGCCGCGTCGAAGACGCGCAAATGGCAATCCTCCACATGCTCTGCTACGCGTTTATGGAGATGCCAGAATTAGTAGTCAGTAGTCAGTAG
- a CDS encoding LamG domain-containing protein, with translation MRSRTANLKHFPLATVVVACISALLSAAAPGDDTKSANGRDDAAWLKSKAKLVFHDEFDREEDGNGLKAIGNGWESATADRVPKIKQADLDGGVLKISSATKEAGHAIHVHHEAGFANGGATIRFRFPGLSKDEALTMGFVDREVKGVWAGHLCYARLSKTGINLIDQKTGVSDLAIRARREEFAKRKEKPPAELDALLKSKEKTVPWKADNEWHDLTLVTEGDEMRLSIDGKLVISHRSEGFAHPTKRWLSFLAPSTVWIDDVKVWSVVSGQ, from the coding sequence ATGCGATCAAGAACAGCCAACCTCAAGCACTTTCCTCTCGCGACTGTCGTCGTCGCGTGCATCTCGGCATTGCTGTCCGCCGCCGCTCCGGGCGACGACACCAAATCCGCCAACGGGCGCGATGACGCGGCCTGGCTGAAATCAAAGGCCAAGCTCGTCTTCCACGACGAGTTCGACCGCGAGGAAGATGGCAACGGCCTCAAGGCGATCGGCAACGGCTGGGAGAGCGCCACCGCCGATCGCGTTCCCAAGATCAAGCAGGCCGATCTGGACGGCGGCGTCCTGAAGATCAGCAGCGCGACGAAGGAAGCCGGGCACGCGATCCACGTCCATCACGAGGCGGGTTTTGCCAACGGCGGGGCGACGATCCGTTTCCGGTTCCCCGGCCTGAGCAAAGACGAAGCGCTGACGATGGGTTTTGTGGATCGGGAAGTGAAGGGCGTCTGGGCCGGGCACTTGTGTTACGCACGGCTTTCGAAGACCGGCATCAACCTGATCGACCAGAAGACCGGCGTCAGCGACCTGGCGATCCGCGCTCGCCGTGAGGAGTTCGCCAAGCGAAAGGAAAAGCCGCCGGCCGAACTGGACGCGCTGCTGAAATCGAAGGAGAAGACGGTCCCCTGGAAAGCGGATAACGAATGGCACGACCTGACGCTGGTCACCGAAGGGGACGAGATGCGGCTCAGCATCGACGGCAAGCTGGTGATTTCGCACCGGTCGGAAGGATTTGCCCATCCGACAAAGCGATGGCTCAGCTTCCTGGCGCCGAGCACGGTGTGGATTGACGATGTGAAGGTGTGGTCGGTAGTCAGTGGTCAGTAG
- a CDS encoding dioxygenase family protein: protein MDIVSQMLSRRRMLSRFAAGAAFFTTAGAFAEELTRTPKQTEGPFYPDKLPLDTDNDLLIINDTITPSVGEVTHLTGRVLDAKGDPIRNALVEIWQCDANGVYLHTRDSTPKKEKQDKHFQGFGRFMTGSTGDYYFRTIKPVPYPGRTPHIHVKVKVKGKEVLTTQCYIKGHPGNERDGIWKSVRDKKAQDSITIDFAPIKDSKAGELAAKFDMVLGFTPEA, encoded by the coding sequence ATGGATATCGTTTCTCAGATGTTGTCCCGCCGCCGGATGCTGAGCCGCTTTGCCGCCGGTGCCGCGTTCTTTACGACGGCCGGCGCGTTTGCCGAAGAGCTGACCCGTACCCCGAAGCAGACCGAGGGGCCTTTCTATCCCGACAAGCTGCCGCTCGATACCGACAACGACCTGCTGATCATCAACGACACGATCACGCCGAGCGTCGGCGAAGTGACGCACCTGACCGGGCGCGTGCTGGACGCCAAGGGCGATCCGATCCGCAATGCACTCGTCGAGATTTGGCAGTGCGACGCCAACGGCGTTTACCTGCACACGCGTGACTCGACGCCCAAGAAGGAGAAGCAGGACAAGCACTTCCAGGGTTTCGGCAGGTTCATGACCGGTTCGACCGGCGATTACTACTTCCGCACGATCAAACCCGTGCCGTATCCTGGCCGCACACCGCACATTCATGTGAAGGTGAAGGTCAAAGGGAAGGAAGTGCTGACGACCCAGTGCTACATCAAGGGACATCCGGGCAACGAGCGCGACGGCATCTGGAAGAGCGTTCGCGACAAGAAGGCGCAGGATTCGATCACGATCGATTTCGCGCCGATAAAGGACAGCAAGGCCGGCGAACTGGCGGCGAAGTTCGACATGGTACTGGGATTCACCCCCGAGGCGTAA
- a CDS encoding polysaccharide deacetylase family protein produces MKLSDIGMMCTLLLAATAIARAEPVSVVDPTGIIKKPIPDKLVVFTFDDGCASGATVAAPILKKNGFGGTFYVSDAYLFRERKDWYMTWRQIKGLADDGFEVGNHTRGHGMLSHTDIGGCQAYVWTLEDAMIANRIPKPTTLAWPFYITNPKFYSLLKEWGYTFARGGHGRVYRPAVDNPYDVPSFAVGGIGMTMEGFISAVRQATGGRVVVLTFHGVPDMEHPPVGTDPDLFEEMVQYMKDNNYRVIAMRDLAEYVDLEKAAKLPPTQKKLVNPGPVLLIQGDKPYVPKKREHKTYEFPKELTAKWTVKEIYRLGLPNSVYGAINGSNITLYVPVSTNVKAVAPTFDLARFATAAPASGTVRDFSTPQTYTITAQDGSTRQYRVQVVPTAEAMHFTWASKEAGDFDDVAQWKTNLGTASAPVTGGSSDTILNFYLPAKYEVTRAGTGDFVLNQLNFGSSTLTLDSKGTLVFTKSKSYGSLPYINSQNRANVTVKAAIRLDADLTIDGLELDDTRVFLPGVISGTGALIKNGPHSLYVTNATNTYSGGTIVNDGSVSFSSQGLGTGPVAVNHDGAVGIGGVPVMNALTANGGRISSGGTGRWSGPVTLTGTTMVSAYESLEFDNKEGGISGPGGLTQTGHRVDHGTRSGTIKLFGRNSYMGVTRVEMGLLEVMGSLYNNEPARWTPANITVNGAAGELRLHVGGPGAFTAEQAGTMLRNLTTSVNQNGLLAGATFGVHTTGASNAQELSVNIEDSKGPGGGSIHLKKCGAGTLKLSGTNTYSGQTILTGGTLSVESLNSVTKGMASSSLGAPKTPSDGEIMMSGGCTLAYTGKGETTDRTLNFPGERDTITLDQSGTGLWKLTSPFVISGYAHSKTVVLTGSSSGSGELAGNLDNPYDRKGKATTAVTKSGTGTWTLSGNNTFTGLTTVEKGTLCLTNVHSLGEGTEVSVSEGGMLDLKFEGQMRIGKLSVNGKLQPPGTYDAENLPKFIRGSGILKSQ; encoded by the coding sequence ATGAAGCTATCTGACATCGGAATGATGTGTACCCTGCTGCTTGCGGCGACCGCTATAGCGCGGGCAGAGCCGGTAAGTGTTGTTGATCCAACCGGCATTATCAAGAAGCCGATCCCGGACAAGCTTGTCGTGTTCACATTCGACGATGGGTGTGCCAGCGGTGCGACCGTCGCAGCGCCAATCCTCAAAAAGAATGGCTTCGGCGGCACGTTCTACGTGTCTGACGCTTATCTGTTCCGGGAGCGCAAAGATTGGTACATGACCTGGCGGCAGATCAAGGGCTTGGCCGATGATGGTTTTGAGGTTGGTAACCACACTCGCGGCCATGGAATGCTATCTCACACCGATATCGGTGGTTGCCAGGCTTATGTTTGGACGCTCGAAGATGCAATGATCGCGAACCGGATTCCCAAACCAACCACGCTGGCTTGGCCATTCTACATCACCAATCCGAAGTTCTACTCTCTTCTGAAGGAATGGGGCTACACGTTCGCCAGAGGTGGTCACGGTCGCGTCTACCGGCCCGCCGTAGATAACCCGTACGATGTCCCTTCGTTTGCCGTTGGTGGTATTGGGATGACCATGGAGGGGTTCATCAGCGCTGTGCGCCAGGCCACCGGTGGCAGGGTGGTTGTACTCACATTTCACGGTGTTCCGGATATGGAACACCCACCGGTTGGCACCGATCCCGATCTGTTCGAGGAGATGGTGCAATACATGAAGGACAACAACTACAGAGTCATCGCGATGCGTGATCTGGCTGAATATGTGGACCTTGAAAAAGCGGCGAAGCTGCCACCAACCCAGAAGAAGCTTGTGAATCCCGGGCCGGTGCTTTTGATCCAGGGCGACAAGCCCTACGTTCCCAAGAAGCGGGAACACAAGACCTATGAATTTCCAAAAGAGTTGACTGCGAAGTGGACGGTGAAGGAGATTTATCGTTTGGGCCTGCCGAATTCTGTCTACGGCGCGATCAATGGCTCCAATATCACTCTCTACGTTCCTGTATCCACAAATGTTAAAGCGGTTGCCCCGACTTTTGATCTCGCACGTTTTGCGACGGCAGCTCCGGCCTCTGGTACGGTAAGAGACTTTAGCACCCCTCAGACCTATACGATCACGGCCCAGGATGGCTCGACCAGACAGTACCGCGTACAGGTTGTGCCCACCGCGGAAGCGATGCACTTTACGTGGGCGTCGAAAGAGGCGGGTGATTTTGATGACGTCGCGCAGTGGAAGACCAATCTGGGCACGGCCTCGGCCCCGGTCACCGGAGGAAGCTCCGACACCATCCTCAACTTTTATCTACCGGCCAAGTATGAGGTGACCCGGGCCGGCACTGGCGATTTCGTGCTGAACCAGCTCAATTTCGGCAGTTCTACCCTGACGCTGGATTCGAAGGGGACGTTGGTCTTCACCAAGAGCAAATCCTATGGCTCCCTGCCATACATCAACAGTCAGAATCGTGCCAACGTGACTGTCAAGGCGGCGATCCGGCTGGATGCGGATCTCACAATCGACGGGCTGGAGCTCGACGACACGCGGGTGTTCCTGCCGGGGGTGATTTCTGGCACCGGCGCCTTGATCAAGAACGGCCCCCATTCGCTCTACGTGACCAACGCGACCAATACCTACAGCGGCGGAACGATCGTCAATGACGGCTCTGTTTCCTTCTCCAGCCAGGGGCTGGGGACGGGGCCGGTCGCGGTCAATCATGATGGCGCGGTCGGAATCGGCGGCGTGCCTGTGATGAATGCACTCACCGCCAACGGCGGGCGTATCTCTTCCGGCGGCACCGGCCGCTGGAGTGGACCGGTGACACTGACGGGAACCACCATGGTCAGTGCTTACGAATCCCTCGAGTTCGATAACAAGGAAGGCGGGATCAGCGGGCCCGGCGGCCTTACACAGACAGGTCATCGCGTCGACCATGGGACCAGAAGCGGGACGATCAAGCTCTTCGGTCGCAATTCCTACATGGGAGTTACCAGGGTGGAAATGGGCCTCCTGGAAGTCATGGGTTCGCTCTACAACAACGAACCAGCGCGCTGGACCCCGGCAAATATTACCGTGAATGGGGCCGCGGGTGAGCTACGGCTGCATGTCGGCGGCCCAGGCGCGTTCACCGCCGAACAGGCCGGGACCATGCTCAGGAACCTAACCACCAGCGTTAATCAGAACGGTCTGCTTGCCGGCGCCACTTTCGGCGTGCATACCACTGGAGCTTCGAATGCCCAGGAACTGTCAGTCAATATTGAGGATTCCAAGGGTCCCGGGGGCGGAAGTATTCACCTGAAGAAGTGCGGTGCGGGGACTCTCAAACTCTCCGGCACAAATACCTACAGTGGGCAGACGATTCTGACCGGCGGAACGCTGAGCGTGGAGTCGCTGAACAGTGTGACCAAAGGCATGGCTAGCAGCAGCCTCGGCGCGCCCAAGACCCCCAGCGATGGGGAAATTATGATGAGCGGCGGCTGCACCCTGGCTTATACAGGGAAAGGCGAGACCACCGACCGAACCCTGAACTTTCCGGGCGAGCGGGATACCATCACGCTGGACCAATCGGGCACGGGTCTGTGGAAACTGACCAGCCCGTTTGTGATTTCCGGCTACGCTCACAGCAAGACCGTCGTTCTTACCGGATCCAGCTCCGGCAGCGGCGAACTCGCGGGCAATTTGGACAATCCATATGACCGCAAAGGGAAGGCCACCACCGCTGTCACCAAATCCGGCACGGGCACCTGGACGCTCTCCGGCAACAACACCTTCACCGGCCTAACCACGGTGGAGAAAGGCACGCTGTGTCTTACGAATGTGCATAGCCTTGGCGAGGGTACGGAGGTCTCGGTTTCGGAAGGTGGAATGCTGGACCTGAAATTCGAAGGCCAGATGCGCATTGGCAAACTTTCGGTCAATGGCAAGCTGCAACCTCCTGGAACTTACGATGCAGAGAACTTACCCAAGTTCATCCGGGGTTCGGGGATTTTGAAGAGTCAATAA
- a CDS encoding DUF2341 domain-containing protein yields MNRQLVKRIAASVFVLLGMLQSANAQYQGWQHSGPLTILTTPEGANLPAGTVVEGFPLLVRLDKDWFDFGKAKPFGEDIRFTAAGAPVPYQIEEWDAAKGTASIWVRIPKIEGNTRQTIHMHWGKADAASESNAKAVFNASNGYASVWHMADPVVDDAGGTESKDQGTTPTRGIVGPARHLAGKQGIFGGDKITGYPKGLGPMTTEAWFRAEQTNGTVIAWGEERRPRKVMFNFLSPPRMAIQCYFADVEAKTPLATNQWFQVVHTYSEKDSRVYVNGVLDGASTPVLDLPETSRLWIGGWYDNYKFVGDVDEVRISKVARSAEWIKLQYENQKPLQTLVGPVVQAGDTFAVSPASATVPEGKSVTFTAQAGGAQKVYWTLKSEGRETLVAVDRFAFTFDAGRVTGDKTLTLQCKAVYPDGVKTKDISISVTETIPDPVFTLKAPAEWDGRATITVEPQVTNLSAMQAKGAGELKTQWSAGPFAVIKEASPGKLILTRAQNSGKLTVTATISNGGTPVTQTATIAVTEPKVDAWVVRTPEKDEKPQQGQFYTRDDKNEGTLYYNGTLAENADGVFLKLYADDKLVKTETAKPAADKSYALSAKLKPGLIKYKVEFGTKIGAAEAVQNTVNDLVCGDAYIIDGQSNALATDTGEKSPPETHDWIRSYGRPSQNPKDNQGNLWCLPVWKAQKGEKAELGWWGMELAKRLVASQKMPICIINAAVGGTRIDQHQRSATDPADLTTIYGRMLWRVQQAKLTHGIRGILWHQGESDQGSDGPTGGYGWESYHRLFVEMSAGWKQDFPNVQHYYVFQIWPDACSMGGKKGSGDMLREKLRTLPELYSRMSIMSTHGIRPPGGCHFPLTGWAEFARLIQPLIERDNYGSVPAASITPPNLRKATLVGKETITLEFDQPVVWADHLVSQFYLDGEKNKIASGSLSGNVLTLKLKEPSTPTKITYLKESEWSQDRLLIGANGIAALTLCNVPLHKE; encoded by the coding sequence ATGAATCGCCAGCTCGTCAAACGCATAGCGGCGTCCGTGTTTGTCCTGCTCGGAATGCTGCAATCAGCCAATGCCCAATATCAAGGCTGGCAACATTCTGGTCCGCTGACCATCCTGACCACCCCGGAAGGAGCGAATCTGCCCGCGGGAACAGTGGTGGAGGGCTTTCCTCTACTGGTGCGGCTGGACAAGGATTGGTTTGATTTTGGCAAGGCCAAGCCCTTCGGTGAGGACATCCGATTTACTGCCGCCGGTGCGCCGGTGCCGTATCAGATCGAGGAGTGGGATGCCGCAAAAGGGACGGCGAGCATCTGGGTGCGCATCCCGAAGATCGAGGGCAATACCCGGCAGACGATCCACATGCATTGGGGCAAGGCGGATGCGGCGAGCGAGTCGAACGCGAAGGCGGTGTTCAACGCCTCGAACGGTTACGCCAGCGTCTGGCACATGGCCGATCCGGTGGTGGATGATGCCGGCGGGACGGAATCAAAGGACCAGGGCACCACTCCCACCCGGGGCATCGTCGGGCCGGCGCGGCATTTGGCGGGGAAGCAGGGAATCTTTGGCGGCGACAAGATCACAGGGTATCCCAAGGGCCTGGGGCCGATGACCACGGAGGCGTGGTTCCGCGCCGAGCAGACCAATGGCACGGTGATCGCGTGGGGCGAGGAAAGGCGGCCCCGTAAGGTGATGTTCAATTTCCTAAGCCCGCCGCGAATGGCCATCCAATGCTATTTCGCCGATGTCGAAGCCAAAACGCCGCTGGCGACAAACCAGTGGTTTCAAGTGGTTCATACCTACTCGGAGAAGGACTCTCGAGTGTATGTGAACGGCGTGCTCGACGGCGCATCGACGCCCGTGCTCGACCTGCCCGAGACGTCGCGTCTGTGGATTGGCGGCTGGTACGACAACTACAAGTTCGTCGGCGATGTCGACGAGGTGCGGATTTCCAAAGTGGCGCGCTCGGCGGAGTGGATCAAGCTTCAGTACGAAAACCAGAAGCCGTTACAAACGCTGGTGGGTCCAGTGGTGCAGGCCGGCGATACGTTTGCGGTCTCGCCGGCGTCGGCGACAGTGCCCGAGGGCAAGAGCGTGACCTTTACCGCACAGGCGGGTGGTGCGCAGAAGGTCTACTGGACTTTGAAAAGCGAGGGCCGGGAGACGCTCGTGGCGGTAGACCGGTTCGCCTTCACCTTCGATGCGGGCCGAGTGACGGGGGACAAGACGCTGACGCTGCAATGCAAGGCCGTTTATCCGGATGGGGTGAAGACGAAGGATATTTCGATTTCGGTCACCGAGACGATCCCAGACCCGGTTTTCACACTCAAGGCCCCAGCAGAGTGGGACGGGCGCGCGACGATCACTGTGGAGCCGCAGGTGACCAATCTCAGCGCCATGCAAGCCAAGGGTGCAGGCGAATTGAAGACACAGTGGAGCGCCGGGCCGTTCGCGGTCATCAAGGAAGCCTCGCCCGGGAAGCTCATTCTGACCCGCGCCCAGAACAGCGGGAAGCTGACGGTGACGGCGACAATCAGCAACGGCGGCACGCCGGTAACGCAGACCGCAACCATCGCCGTAACCGAGCCGAAGGTCGACGCGTGGGTGGTGCGAACACCCGAGAAGGACGAGAAGCCGCAGCAAGGACAGTTCTACACCCGCGACGACAAGAACGAAGGGACGCTCTATTACAACGGCACGCTGGCTGAAAATGCCGACGGTGTCTTTCTCAAGCTCTACGCCGACGACAAGCTTGTGAAGACCGAAACCGCCAAGCCCGCGGCGGACAAAAGTTATGCTTTGTCCGCGAAGCTGAAGCCGGGATTAATCAAATACAAAGTGGAGTTTGGCACAAAAATCGGGGCCGCGGAGGCCGTGCAGAACACCGTGAACGACCTTGTCTGCGGCGACGCCTACATCATTGACGGCCAGTCCAACGCATTGGCGACCGATACCGGCGAAAAATCCCCTCCCGAGACTCACGATTGGATTCGAAGCTACGGCCGACCTTCGCAGAATCCGAAGGACAACCAGGGCAATCTCTGGTGCCTGCCTGTCTGGAAAGCGCAGAAGGGCGAGAAAGCCGAGTTGGGTTGGTGGGGCATGGAACTGGCAAAACGCCTGGTCGCAAGCCAGAAGATGCCCATCTGCATCATCAATGCCGCGGTTGGCGGAACGCGCATCGACCAGCATCAGCGCAGCGCCACCGATCCTGCCGACCTCACCACCATCTACGGCCGCATGCTCTGGCGCGTCCAGCAGGCAAAACTCACCCACGGCATTCGCGGAATCCTCTGGCATCAGGGCGAAAGCGATCAGGGCTCTGACGGACCCACCGGTGGCTATGGCTGGGAGAGTTACCATCGGCTGTTCGTGGAAATGTCGGCCGGGTGGAAGCAGGACTTTCCCAACGTGCAGCACTACTACGTGTTCCAAATCTGGCCGGACGCCTGCAGCATGGGCGGAAAGAAAGGTTCCGGTGACATGCTGCGCGAAAAGCTCCGGACCCTCCCCGAGCTTTACTCGCGCATGAGCATCATGTCCACGCACGGGATCCGTCCGCCAGGTGGGTGCCACTTCCCGCTCACCGGCTGGGCCGAGTTCGCCCGTCTGATCCAGCCTCTGATCGAGCGCGACAACTACGGCAGTGTGCCCGCTGCCTCCATCACACCGCCCAACCTCCGCAAAGCAACCCTCGTCGGCAAGGAGACCATCACCCTGGAATTTGATCAGCCCGTAGTCTGGGCGGATCACCTCGTCAGTCAGTTCTACCTTGATGGCGAGAAGAACAAGATCGCCTCGGGCAGTCTGTCCGGGAACGTGCTGACCCTCAAGCTGAAAGAGCCATCCACGCCGACGAAGATCACCTACCTCAAGGAGTCCGAATGGAGCCAGGACAGGCTCCTCATCGGCGCCAATGGGATCGCCGCACTGACGTTATGCAATGTCCCTCTTCATAAGGAATGA
- a CDS encoding MogA/MoaB family molybdenum cofactor biosynthesis protein: MSYQQHQAQAAVIVAGIAIVTLSDTRTEADDTSGQSIRKSVEHAGHIVARYQLIRDEPAELRVVLEALLADASVDVILTNGGTGISRRDQTIDVIERVIDKPLPGYGELFRMLSWEQIGSGAMLSRACGGVARGKLLFAMPGSTKAVELAMSRLILPELKHLLKELRK; encoded by the coding sequence ATGTCCTACCAACAGCACCAGGCTCAGGCCGCCGTCATTGTGGCTGGCATTGCGATCGTGACACTGAGCGACACGCGCACCGAGGCCGACGACACCAGTGGCCAGTCGATTCGCAAGTCGGTGGAGCACGCGGGGCACATCGTGGCCCGTTATCAGCTGATCAGGGATGAGCCGGCCGAGCTGCGGGTCGTCCTGGAGGCGCTCCTTGCCGACGCGTCGGTGGATGTGATTCTCACGAACGGCGGGACCGGCATCAGCCGGCGCGATCAGACGATCGACGTCATCGAACGCGTCATCGACAAGCCCTTGCCCGGCTATGGGGAGCTGTTTCGGATGCTGTCATGGGAGCAGATCGGCAGCGGGGCGATGCTGAGCCGCGCCTGCGGCGGGGTGGCCAGGGGGAAGTTGCTTTTCGCGATGCCCGGCTCCACCAAGGCCGTTGAACTGGCGATGAGCCGGCTGATTCTGCCGGAACTGAAGCATTTGCTGAAAGAGTTGCGCAAGTGA
- a CDS encoding pyridoxine 5'-phosphate synthase yields MLKLSVNVNKIATLRNTRTLGIPSILHLSRIALRAGAEGITVHPRPDQRHIRASDVGEIAAMLREEFPTAEYNIEGNPFIEYVHFAQDYRPTQCTLVPDSPEAFTSNRGWDLAANRARLGPMIEKLKSFGCRVSLFMNPEPQQMKLAAELGADRIEFYTEPYAAAFAAGDPKAADDYVAASHAALEAGLGLNAGHDLNLHNLPPLVKAIPQLLEVSIGHALIADALELGMAETVRRYVSACRS; encoded by the coding sequence ATGCTCAAGCTCAGCGTCAACGTCAATAAGATTGCCACCCTTCGAAACACCCGGACCCTGGGAATCCCCAGCATCCTCCACCTGTCGCGCATCGCGCTGCGGGCGGGGGCCGAGGGGATTACCGTTCATCCGCGGCCCGACCAACGGCACATCCGGGCGTCCGACGTCGGCGAAATCGCGGCGATGCTTCGGGAGGAGTTCCCGACGGCCGAGTACAACATCGAAGGCAACCCCTTCATAGAGTACGTCCACTTTGCCCAGGACTACCGGCCGACGCAGTGTACCCTCGTCCCCGACTCGCCCGAGGCGTTTACCAGCAATCGCGGGTGGGATCTGGCCGCCAATCGCGCCCGGCTGGGGCCGATGATCGAAAAGCTCAAATCCTTCGGCTGCCGGGTCAGCCTGTTCATGAACCCCGAGCCCCAGCAGATGAAACTGGCGGCGGAACTGGGCGCGGACCGGATCGAGTTTTACACCGAACCCTATGCGGCGGCGTTCGCCGCGGGTGATCCCAAGGCCGCCGATGACTATGTCGCGGCGTCGCATGCGGCTCTGGAAGCCGGCCTGGGCCTGAACGCCGGCCACGACCTGAATCTGCATAACCTGCCGCCATTGGTGAAGGCGATCCCGCAACTGCTGGAGGTGTCGATCGGGCACGCGCTGATCGCCGACGCGCTGGAGCTGGGCATGGCCGAGACGGTCAGGCGATATGTGTCGGCGTGCAGGAGTTAA